aagagtattcaatggaaaaaaaagacagtctcttcagtaaatggtgttgagaaaactggacagcaacaggcagaagaatgactCTGTACCACTTTATTTCaccaatacaaaaataaattcaaaataggtgaaagacctaagtgtgataCATGAAACGATCAAAAtcatacaggagaaaacaggcagcaacatctttgacctaggctgcagcaacttcttacttgacatgtctctggagacaaggaaaatagaagcaaaaatgaactgttgggagctcatcaagataaaatcttctgcccagcgaaggaaacaatcaacaaaatgccctttgcattttgtaaaatgcaacctatggaatgggaaaagatatttgcaactgacatatcagataaagggttagtattcaaaacctataaagaacttaccaaacttaaCACTCcctaaaaaataatccagtgaagaaatgggaaaaagatgtgaacagaacttttccaaagaagacatctagatggctaacaggcacatgaaaagatgttcaacattgcttatcatcagagaaatacaaatcaatccacgatgagataccacctcacacctgtcagaattgttaaaattaacaactcagaaaataaGAGATGTTACACAGGATGCACAGAAAGGGTGAcacttttgtactgttggtgggaatgcaaactggtgcagccactctggaaaacaggatggaggttcctcaaaaaattaaaaatagaaatacccaggacccagaaattgcactactaagaatttatccaaaggatacaaaaatgctgattcaaaggggcgcagtacccccaatgtttacagcagcattattaacaatagccaaattatggaaagagcccaaatgtacatcggctgatgaatggataaagaagatgtggtgtgtggtgtgtatatatatgatggaactagaaagtattatgttaaaggaaataagtcagagaaagacagatatcatgtgattttactcatatgtggaatttgagaaacaaaagagataacataggggaagggaaggaaaaatacgttaaaaacagagagggaggcaaaccataagagacttaacaacagagaacaaattgagggttgctggaggggaagtaggTGAGGGGAATGGCCtgtatgggtgatgggcattaaagagggcactttttcaatagaaaaagtagctgtcatatgtaagagatgtaTCAcggggttctactcctaaagctaagactacactgtatgctaactagcttgaatttaaatttaaaaaattaaattctaatgcAAGTGTGTGATGAACACAAAATTCAAGGTCATGATTTCCCTGGGTGGCAGGTAGAAATAAGAGAGAGTGTAAAGACAGAGAGTAGCTATAAGCTATTAGTAACATTCCAGTTCTTGAATTTAGTGGCAGGCTAAATATTTTCATGGAATTCTTTTTAATCCATTGAAAATGGAACAATGATGATATGGCTCATGAACCACAGAACTATAatgattctatattttttttaaaaacatatattttctttcttgtatataAAACACGTAGATAATTCCTATATTTCTCCAACTTTATTGATGTCTTACCCACTAAAAAAAGTTcaattaaatatgttaatttttatcaaTATGATTTACCATACATTTATACTCTTAAATAGTGAattcaatacataaataaatttatctcTGAAATTAATTTCCATGGTGgaaatctaaagaagaaaaagaaagacaagatgaAACCCAATGTCTGTAGGAAACCTTTCTTAAAATAGTTATTTGGATAAGCTTCTGACAATATTCCAAGATTTGTTAATTGCCTCTGTGGGGCATCAGTCCCAACAGTCTATACCATGTTCACATACTAGACTTCATCACCTACATCAACACTTCTTGGAGCACATGTACACCAGAGAAGGTTTCCCCTTGTTTAACTGGCAGATATCCACCTACAAACATGCCTCACAGGGGTCCTCACTAAAAGACTAGAAATATCCCAtcaaaaacattcaacaaaccAAATTCATGAACTTTTCACCAGTCCTATATCTAGTTTTTCTCCAACATCCATATTAAATAAAGACTTCACTGAATCTTCGCTCAGCTGTTGCATTTAAATACAAAGGCGATTGTAAAGTTAATACAAGAAAGCAGTGGCTCATCATACTTCATAATAACTTCCAAACAAGAATCCTTATGTTTACCTGTGAAATGAAGACTCATCACGATGGGAACAAGGGTACCTTTGGACTACATAAGAACAAGACAGCTGTGAATTCTTCCCtcctaaaatgtaaatatgttcccattttgtttctagttttctctCCACATCATTGTTACATTCAAagtatgtttaaatatgtttgcTCCATTTGTCTTAAATTTCACTGAGCAAACTAAAATGTAAGTTCATACTATTCTATTAGAAACTGAAGTCCATactatggaaaatgaaaatctgtTTCAGTAAAAATATAGAATTCCTCTTTTTAAACACATAATGTTGTCTCATTTTTAATATCACAATggcttttaaattaatattacaaTAAGAGCTGAAAATTGAGACCATGGATTAAACCAATACGGAAAATGCTTACAAGCATGAAGTGAAAAGTCCTATATTTGGATTCACTACATTAAATTACATAAGGTGTAATTTCTGGCTTGACACTTCCGATAAGGATAGATGGGACATTATGTGATCTGAAGCTTAAAAAAAGCCAGTAATGTTTTTCACCTGCTAAGCTTATTAACATATGTTTTGGAAACTGTGTGTGCATTATGGATGCTCACTGTTTTCTTCAATGATTTAGCACATCTGCAGTACTGTGTTCACTTCTCAACTAACTAATCAAAGGCATTTAATAAACCATGGTGAGTCTAATGGATAGCAACCAGAAAAGCATGGTAATTAAACTTCATACATTGTGAGCAACGCTGACAACCATCTATGCACGTAGTCTAGGAACATTAAGTCTAAGACTATATTTGATAATATGTTCAAATattaaaggaaagacaaaagacatataaaacatttttaatgggaCAAAAATACAATATTGTTTAGAGATGTATTTGGGTAATCACACTATTAAAATAAAGGGTGGTGATTACTATAAACATGAAAACAGTTTATACTTTACGGTACAGGAAAGGTTAATCATTGGGATGAGGTACAAATAGAAACTCCTTGGTGCTTGCCaaggttctatttcttgatctgcaTGTTAGTTATGAGAATATTCACCTTAACTCAGtgagtttttgcttttttctgtttctatggtttactttaaaataaaactgtttttttaagaAGTCATGTTGAATTCACCTATTCCATATTATttccagaataaagaaaaacaggcagTGCCTGGGCGTTAAAGAGGAATATCTGAGCTCACGTAAGGAGAAGGTATGAGGCCCTCTTTAAAGGACATTTAGGGAGCTATGAAAACAGGAATTGTGTGAATGTTCTGTGGAAGATCTCCTTCATAAGGCTGGATAATGGTTTCTGAGTCTATACCAACTCTAAAATTCTATGGCCTTCTCATTCCCAAAACTATCCCAACCTGATGTGGTCAAGAAAAGCTGACAAGAAAAGCTGGTGAATAAACAGGTTACATACCTGTCCAAGGACTCATTACTTCCAAGTACTAAAGCTGGGATTTGACACTAAGCTCTGAGTCCACATTCTCCGCACTTAAGCATTATGCTCAACTTAGGTGATATTCTTAGGTCACAgtcattaattaaattaaatttccatttcctcgtgagaaaaattatattcctatATCTTACCACTTGGTAATAATAGCTCCTTCATCATGATTATAACATTTTCAGGTTCTAACTAAGATGCTTGTAACAATGATATACTgtatgtaatttcctttttttactgtaatagcagaaaataaagttattatgCCTTGGCTCCAAACACACTATGAATATAAAAACCTTAATTCTGAAGTTCATGGTCAGAAATTATctgcagaaaaaatataaacgaaaaaattaagaattaaaaattaaaataaattagtggACTGATTCAGACATTAAACATTCCATCTGTTTAAtgatatgataaaatatttagagagtgaaatttatgtattctttatcccttttctgtattctttcaGAATTGAAGTGAAATTTTACCTATCGAGTTCTGAAGCGACCAGAGGACCAGCTCATATTATTGGTAAATTCCATGAGGAAAAAGAACTTCCTGATTACTTAATGAACTGCTTTTTGTTCAAGTTATCTATCTTGCCAATTCTTCTGAATGGCCTAGTGTGTAGAAGCTAACATAGGTTGTTGATGTGTGTATGTAGTAAGCAAATGCTTCTGGAATTCAATTTTTAACTATGCAACAAATCAGTAAGTCTATTTAAGAGGTATAATAGCAGTAATGAAAGATATTCTAAGAAATACAGGGCCACTGTACATGTGAATAATGGTTAAGAAGgaggattttttgtttcttggcaacaaaaacacattcacaaaaacaggacaaaatagTGAAAAAGTCCAAAATTGATACAGGAACATCAGTGTCTGAAATGTTGAATAGAGGGAAAACATGAGGAGGAGATTGGTGGTGAGGGTGAAGATAATGCCTGCATGCAGACATATGTAAGTGATTATAGAAAGTGATTCTACTATCAAACAGTGGTGTTTATCCCAACAAAATTGCTCATTTTTTACCTCAAACTCCCCTCTTTtgataagggaaaaaaattgtcattatAAACTAACGTTTACATCAGACCTTCATGAAGTAACAACTCAAACTATGTTCCACTCCTAAATTATATCATTAAATTTATGGATTTATTGCTTACCCAGAAAACACGGAAACATAAGTGTCATGGCATATTACCCTTTTCAATGATTTGCAATTCAGTGTGATAgggtttacattttatttttatttttttaaatatttaatttttatttctgaaggagagagagagagcacgcgcatgggtggggggagaggcagagggagacacaatctgaagcaggctccaagctctcagctgtcagcatagagcctgatacagggcttgaactcacaagctgtgagatcatgacctgagcagaagtcagacacttggccaagtgagccacccaggtgctcctaccaTACTATTTTTAGAACCACTCTGGTTATGAGTACACACAGAGAGTCTTTgaacacagacacagagtgtTAAAAGAAGTGTTCTGAAcgggagagagcacacaaacaaCTGAAATGGGAATACTCATGCaaatttcagagatttttatttctacctAAACCTGATGCTATTTTTTTATTACCATGGTATTATCTCCTAGACCTTCATAAGGAGTCATGAACACAAACAACAGAAGTGCCACAGCAGACTTCATCTTGCTGGGGTTTTCTAATCAGCCCCAGGTAGAACACATCATCTCCGGGGTTGTCTTCGTCTTCTATATTGTGACTCTGGTAGGAAACACAACCATCATCCTTGTATCTAACCTAGACAGCCAGCTCCATActcccatgtatttcttcctatccaatttgtcttttctggatCTCTGTTATGCAACTAGCATTATCCCACAGATGCTGGTAAATCTATGGGGTCCAACAAAGTCTATTACCTATGGAGGGTGTGTGCTCCAATTCTTCTTTGCCCTTGACTTTGGAGCCACAGAATGTCTTCTCCTAGctgtgatggcctatgaccgctacgCTGCTGTCTGTCAACCTCTTTACTACACAATAGTAATGCACCCTCAGCTTTGCCAGAAGATGGTGCTCACTGCCTGGTTAGGTGGTCTTGGCAGTGCCTTAATTCTTTGCTCCCTGACTTTGAAGTTGCCAAGATGTGGGCACCGGGAGGTGAATAATTTTATCTGTGAGATGCCAGCATTGCTCAAGTTGGCTTGTGTCTACTCAAAAGTAATTGAGGTCATCGTCTATGCTCTTGGAGTGATATTTCTTCTAGTACCTCTATCTCTAATTCTCATCTCATACGCAATTATCACTCAAGCTGTCATGAGGATCAAGTCAACAGCAAGGTGGCGTAAGGTCCTTAATACATGTGGTTCCCACCTCACAGTAGTAACTCTGTTTTATGGAACAATCATTTATATGTACATGAAGCCACAGAATAGCACATCTGAAGATGAGGGGAAGTTCCTTACACTCTTTTACACAATAGTCACACCCACCCTTAACCCTCTGATCTACACATTAAGaaacaaagatgtgaaaaatgcAGTAAAAAGAATACTGTATGTGAGAAAATGTTCAGCAAAGTCATGAGTTAGATGGAAGAGAGGTAAGGAAATAACACTGACCTTTACCAAAAGAAGATGAATGATTCACTTTCACAAACAGCATTCATTGGATTTTTACCTTGTACCAAGAATTGTGCTATATACTGATTTATGAACAATTAAATAAGTACAGAAATTATAAGGAGATAGAGATGCAAACACATAAGGAAACTTGAATTCATACACTTAAAAGCCTTCAAGACTAATCAGGAACTACAGACATGTAAACCTAGAATTGTGAAAAGTGGTTAAGTACAGAAATATATGTACAAGGTATTAAGAAAATACTTCacatggaaatttattttaatgtagggTTACATtggacattgatttttttcttccagacttAACgcttttatgtaaaaaatgaCACTAACTTTCATCCACCTGTTGTCATTGGGGCTTTTGTGGTGCAGATCAACTGCTCACTGATACCTATCCACCTTCTCCCTCAAGTTTTAACTGGGGCCAGGGCCACCATCCTGCATATCACATTTCCAAGAGTGGCTTCCACCAACATAATGCCAGGAAAGCAATGTGTGCAATTCCTGGGTTATCTTCTCAAATATGAAGCCGTTTACCCTCAGCCTTCTCCATCTTGTTCCTGCTGTCTAGGATATGAATGTGGAGAGTTTCTAACTTTGACAATATCCCTAAGAGGGAATGGAACAATAAGATGGAACCACAACCACCCAGAAGAAGAGCAATGCCTCCAGACTCTTACAGCAGAAAAATCTTCattcttatttaatattaatcAAGCCAATCTATTTTGGTGTCTGTTTTTTAGAGTAGCTTAGCTTTTCCTATCCATGGCCTAATAAGGACTTTGGGCTCTTTCCTGTAAAATCATGTGGTCCTTGGACCGACACCAAAAGAATTACTTGGTAAGTTATCAAACTGAACAACACTGGACCCACCTCAGACCTATTCAACCAACAATACAGGATGGACCCAGAAATTGATGTTTTTAGTCAACACTACTGTTGATCaggctaaagtttgagaactactgttaCAGAGAATAGAGAGACACTGAGTCTCTAAACAGAAAATGTacatggttttatatattttaattaatttccttcCTATAGACATGGGAAAATAGATGGGTAATGGTTTCTCGAGGCTCTTAGATAAGAGTAATTAAGGAAATGGGAAGTTTCATGAAATTAAATCAATATCAAAAGTtattcttggggtacctgggtggctcagtcagttaagcttccgactttggctcaggtcatgttctcacagcttgtgagttcaagccctgcgtcaggctctgtgctgacggctcagagcctggagcctgcttaaattctgtgtctccctctctctctgcccctaccctgcttgcgctgtcgctcacaaatgaataaatgttaaaaaaaaatttaagttattcTTTATTTAATACGATATTCTTGCCCTTTGGTTTTATAATTGTTCTCCTTGTATTCAATTATGGTGACAGTTGATGGTAATTTTGGCAAAGGGGTTTGATGCTcttatttgacaaaaaaaaaaaaattagcaatgtcatgttttttccctattatttttcactttgttttactGGGAAATGCATTCAAATTCTGAGTATCTCTATTAGGAGAAAAAACACTCTTCTTCTCTACAAGTTGATCATTTCAGAGATTGGAAATGCCCTGCGTGTGAGAGTCCTCACATTTATGGGGCTCGTGCTCTGTGATTTCAAGGCCGGATGAGGCACAATCTACCAGAGTATTGGAGTGTGAATATGGAGTTGTAACTGTTAATGGTCTTTTCTCTCCCATATTTAAACCTTCTGGTTTCCAGGTTTCCACAGTAAAAAAACTAATGTTGTCATTCTTTTCTGAGTAGCTTTAAACCTGACAGGTGTGTAAGCcttgataaaaataagaatctgAAAGAGGATGATGATACCAAAACATaggaaggcacagagaaaatataaacttCAAGGAATTGTAAAGAGTTTGAGAGGACAACATATAAAATGGTGACAGTCTGATCACTGAAAATGGATATAAACTTTTCCTTGTGAGAAAATCTCATCCCAATCTTGATAAACAATTAATTTACCACTTAAAAATCTCTCAACTTCTACACTCAGTTGATATCTTACTCATGACAAATGTCCTTACAAATCTCATAAATTGTCCTTTGAATTCCCTCCAAAAACTTTCCTATCACTATATTGGCATTATctcatcatatatatttatttgtataaatgtttGAGGAAAAGGCATTGGGGAACTTTTCAATAACATAGAACCTCTCATTCATGTGAGATTTTGCTGTGTCTAAACTGACTTCTAACATGAAATACATACTCTGTAAATATCAATAGTACTATTAAGTGAatgaactatttttaataaatatacatgaaaatgttaCTATTCTACAGAATATGTAAAAGATTCATTGGGTAATAAATACTGGAGCAACATCTTCAGGCTTTTAACGTTTAGGACATTTGCAAcgtaagaaaagggaaatatagaatacattttttcatgtgcataATATTATGGAATCTTATAAGTATGtatctggaaatttaaaaaaaaaaaaaggataaaaaaatgttctcattaCCTCAACCTTGAAATAGTGATTACTAACTTTGTAacctatttccttttaatttcttctcatcCATACTAAAATTTGTCACACTGAGTACCTGATTTCCTTCCCCAGTGTATGCATTCACATCACATATATCACTCCCAAGGGAGAAACTTTGGCTTCTAGGGAAGTGGCAAAACTCCTAGCAAATATATTGATGGGTAGCCCTCCAAAGACCACAGCACATGAATGCACACAGTGTAACTGTGATGTGAAAACGTCACTGGGAGGGACTTGCTGACAATGGCAAAAAGATTGAAAAACAATGTCTCAGTGTCGTAGCATGTGCTTGTCTTTGTCTGCAAAGATGACTGAGATCTCCCCTGGCCCAAACTGAATGACTAGCCAGCATACCCAGGCTCTAGCACCTTAGTAAGACATTAATGGTCTTCTAGGTTAGTGGCTGACACCTTGGACCCAAGGATGGTCTCAGTTAATCAGGTTCAAATGCTGGAAATTCCCTggaatattatagaaaaatttgACAACACCATGTATTACCACAAATTTGGGGAAACAGTCATCTTACTCTTGTATTAGTTAGCTGCTGCCTCATAAATATTGTTTTTAGAAACTAACGGGACTGCTAGAAGTGATAGACATAGGTTGAAAATCTCAACCCCACCAGTCTAAATCTAAAAAAGTTGTAAAAGTAACAGTGTTCATAATTCTATTGGCAGCAAACTTGTCCTAATTATATGTGAGGCTACTTCTATTCTTTGCTTTCACTTCTGTTAAACAAAGGTAGATCTGtgtcaaaagaaaacaattcctttATAGAGAGAATATTATTAGCTACTCGTCATTTTTCAGAAAGAGCAGCCACTTCTTAAGGAGGACACTCATTACTATCATTGCTTCATAAATCCATACATTTTCTTTGGAGCTGAGGATTCAAGAGAAACTAGACTCTGCTTTAGGTTGCAGTGATAACATGAAAGGAAATACTCCCAGAGAATAACTTAACTTTCACTTATTTCCTCTATGATGTTAAGTGCACATTTATAGCAGCCATGTGAAAAGTATGGGTCATGTTTTATCCCCTTGTTTGCCAACCAAAATATAAAAGGGAAACTTTCTGTCCTTTGTATCATTGTATCTTACTGGGATGAAATGTTCCATGAACTCTGAGTGCAAATATATGGCCTATTGCTTTCCTTCGTTATCATTATTTTCCAATGTGTTCACCAGTCGCCAATTGCAGCTTTAGCAGGACgtccagtgttttcattttgggcTCCCCTTCCCCAGGTATAATCTCAAATTTTCTAATCTTCAGAGTACTTGCCTATTAGTGTGCTTGCCAACCAGTAAATACTCTATATTAACTGCAGTACTACCATTTTTGCTTTGTGCCACAGGTGCCACACTACCTATTGGGGGATAATGCCACAGGTGCCAAGGCACTACTGGGGGCTGATGGTCCTTCAGGCATAAACCCTGACCATCCCTATCATAAGGAGGACCAGTATTCCAGATCTCTgccccagcctctctgggccttctAAGGAGGCAcactccccttccctcttttGCATGAGAAATGGACCCCTGTGAGCCCTGCCTTCAGTCTTTGAACTGGCCTACACCACAACATGCTAAAGGTCTATGTGAAAAGCCAACagttaacatcatattcaatggtggatgtccaccctcaccacgtctattcaacacagtattagaagtcctagccagagacTGGGGTAGGAACCAAGAGGGCAGAACatcatggaagttttttgtgtgtcttgcatccatgaaatacagccagaccaaaactaaaccatcctgcacacctagaaaactggtctgaggattaacacaacaatcttcacaaaatgaaccacagaattcagcagtgtgcggtgtggagaggtgaacttggggagagagaagccgagGAGAGCAGGGAGGTGGTTTTGcgtgcagagagaggatggagattgAGGGTGGGTGAATATGGGAaaatcacccctccccaaaagtagctggagagaaagtggaaaattggaaacagccacagggactgaactaaaaagggagaaaggagagggtttaaattccagtaagactgtaaacagggggagtgcagagtctgcaactctgcaaCTTGATACCTAGTGGTGCTCTGGCAtaaagggtgaatccccaggagcagaaaggggtctgggaggttctcgggccacatggggagaaacggttccactgctggaaggatatttggtagaggctgtgaggccacccTGGCCCAACAAACCCCAGAGAATGACCACATTTGTTGGTGCTGGAACAATGTTGTTGGCTGTGAATCCTGGTgacagatgtgtgttgtgattttccataatccaaggcactgctgctacactgtctcgtgaaCTATTTCTGGGGTGGGCAGGCATCTgtccacagtctctgggcattggcagcagcatggtcctgtGAACATTCCTAGGTGTCGCCAGTGACCAGCCACTGCTTGGTGAGACCcttctgcagaggggcagagcaggtcAAAGctacagtccctcagaagtgggggGCTGTGGAAGggagccgcatctgagacaaaacttgggagggaggtgttgcctggggcttggtcatggacactGTGGAAACGGGGAGTGGATGGAAACAAAAGACGAAGTAtgggtgcacaattgctgatggggagaacagagttccaatactagagactgggtagctgggtgagcCATTGTCAGCCCTCCCAcacatgcgcatatgcacctacaagagccacagcaatccaccccagtaggctagcagtgccgtctagtggagaacagagctgttacaccaag
The nucleotide sequence above comes from Panthera tigris isolate Pti1 chromosome B2, P.tigris_Pti1_mat1.1, whole genome shotgun sequence. Encoded proteins:
- the LOC102963490 gene encoding olfactory receptor 2W1-like, with product MNTNNRSATADFILLGFSNQPQVEHIISGVVFVFYIVTLVGNTTIILVSNLDSQLHTPMYFFLSNLSFLDLCYATSIIPQMLVNLWGPTKSITYGGCVLQFFFALDFGATECLLLAVMAYDRYAAVCQPLYYTIVMHPQLCQKMVLTAWLGGLGSALILCSLTLKLPRCGHREVNNFICEMPALLKLACVYSKVIEVIVYALGVIFLLVPLSLILISYAIITQAVMRIKSTARWRKVLNTCGSHLTVVTLFYGTIIYMYMKPQNSTSEDEGKFLTLFYTIVTPTLNPLIYTLRNKDVKNAVKRILYVRKCSAKS